CCCGAAAAGTACTACAACATGCGAAAGATGATTAAAGCATTGCATATGGAGTATGAAAATTTTGATGCTTGCGAGAATGATTGCATGTTATTTTACAAGGAATATAGTGGTAAGACAAAGTGTGATATATGTAATGGAGAAAGATACCAGAGGCAGAAAGATCCTAAAAAATAGAAGATTCCACAAAAAATCTTGCATTACTTTCCTATTACCATGAGATTGCAGCGTCTATTCATGGCCAAGACTACTACAAAAGCTATGAGATGGCACCATGATAGAATTGTAGTTGAAGGTGAACTAAGTCACCCAGCGGATGGAGATGAATGGAAACAATTTGATCGAAGATTTCATAGATTTTCAAAAGAGATTCGAAATGTAAGACTCGGGCTCTCTACAGATGGATTTGACCCCTTTCGAGACAAGCACACGAAGGAGTATACAGTATGGCCTGTGGTGGTTGTTGTTTACAACCTGCCTCCCTCTATGTGTACAAAGGCTCCATATATGTTCATGCCTCTTCTTATCCCCGGACCGACAGATCCGACAAAAGACTTACATGTTTATCTTAGACCTTTTGATTGATGAATTGAAAGTGTTGTGGCATACCGGGGTTGAAACATATGACATGTTCTCATGCACAAATTTTATCATGAAGGCAGCACTGTTATGGACGATTAGTGACTTTCCTGGACTTGCCATGCTTAGAGGGTGGTCCACCAAAGGTAAATTATCATGTCCAGTTTGCATGGGAGAAGTAAAAGGTAAACAACTCAAACACTGTGGCAAAATAAGTTTTTATGGCACTGCTCGATATTTTTTGGAGTCAGACAATCCCCTACGAAGGAGTACTAAATTTGGAAGTGTAGAGACACGATTAGTTTGTTCTAGACATTCAGGGGGCAAGGCCAAGGTGATGTGTGAGCAGATACAGTTCCCCCCTCCGGGAAAGTCACATAAGAAAAAACCAAGAGATTATGGGGTGACACATAATTGGACACATTTTTCTCCATTTTTTGAGCTTCCATATTGGGAGACACTTAGCCTTCGTCACAATATTGACATTATGCACACAGAAAAGAATGTATTTGACAATATTTTTTACACAATTCTTGGTGATGGAAAGAAGACCAAAGATAACACAAAATCAAGAAAAGATTGTCAAGAATTACGTGTACACCGTGAGTTGTGGATTCGAGGTGATGGCACTGAACCCCATGCACCATACACACTTTCAAAGGAACAAGTTCATAAGTTGTTCAAGTGGATTGAGTCATTGAAACTTCCAGATGGCTATGTCTCAAATATATCCAGGTGTGTGAATTGGGTAAAAAATTGCATTCGTGGTATGAAATCACATGACGGTCATGTCTTCATGCAAAAATTGTTACCTATTGTTTGTCGTGACCTTCTTCCGAAGCATGTAGCTGATCCTATAATTGAATTGTGCAACTTCTTTCAAGATTTATGCTCTTCAAATCTCAAGTACTCAGATTTGgaaaaaatggagaaagatataGTGAGGATAATGTCCAAACTTGAAACAATTTTCACTCCTGGTTTTTTTGATCCTATGGAGCATTTGCCATTACATTTAGCAACCGAGTATAAGTTGGGTGGGCCAGCTAATGGGCATTGGATGTATTTCATTGAAAGATATTTGCTCAACTTAAAATTGAAAGTGGGAAACAAAGCTCGAGCGGAGGGTTCGATGGCACAACGCTATATTGAGGAGGAATGTGTACACTTTTGCACGTTGTATTTTGATTCCAAAAATGGAATGATGCGTAATAAATTAAGAAGAAACGAGGCCCCTCGAATGTTTCATGATGACAATTTGTTAGAAGTGTACACATATCCAACACATCCTAGTCTACGGACTAAGATAAAATGTTGAGTGGTGATGAATATGAACTAGTGGCATACTATGTTCTTATTAATTCGCCGGAGGTTGCAAAGTACTTGCGGTAAGATATTTTTAGTATTACTTTTGCAATTTAATTTAGTTTACAATATAAGTTTTGATTGTTttaatttgaatatatatagTGGATTCCAAAAGTTGGTAGAACGACAATACCCACATTTTAATGATGCGGAAAAGGAAAATTTTCAAAAAGAACAATTTAGAGCTTGGTTCGAAAGAAGGGTATGCATTTCATTTTATAAATGTACATATATTTACAAATTTTGGATACATTAATTTTCTCACATATTATTTTAGGTCAAAGATGATGAGAAGCTCAAGGAAAAATTCATAGACCTAATAAGAGGTCCATTGAATAAAGTGGAGTCTTATAAAGCATGCAAGTGCAATGGTTACAAATTTGATTGCGTAAACGCAAATGAGCTCACTTCACCAAATTCCGGTGTGATTGTCATAGGTGagaaatttatttttttcttaataTCCTAGTTGTACCTTTTCATTTCCATTTATTCTTAAATTTAATACATTTATAATTGTAGGGACTTCTTATAAAGAAAGTTATGGAAACTATTACGGAAGAATAGAAGAAATTTTCAAACTCTTATATCATAATGGACATAAAGTAATGGTCTTCAAATGTGATTGGTTTGATCATACAAAACATGTCAAAGTTGATAAACATCGGATGACAACTGTGGATGTGAAATCAAAACTAAATGCCGAAGATGTTTTTGTGTTGGCTAGTCAAGCCCATCAAGTATACTATGCACCGAATATTTTGAATGCGAAATCATCATGGTACACGGTTCTAACAACGAAGAGACGACTAGTTAATGAAAGTGTGTCAACTCAAGAAAGGAACAAAATTGATGATGATGCTCTACAAAATGAAGTGTCAAATGCTTCATCATCACACGTCAAAAGAGTTATTGTTCGTGATCCCTCATATTTTTTTATTGACTTGAGGATGTTTGAAAATGACTATTCAATGGATGACAAtggggaagaagaaaataaaaaaatgaagaAGACGAAGACGAAGACTCCAATGAGAACGAAAATGATGAATTAAGTGATAACGATGATTTAGTGTAATTTGACACTTTTTATGAAATATGTacgaaaaatatttttattagtttaaCTGATTTAATTTGAGTTTATTTAAATATATGTTAGATTTATTTATGTTAGATTTAAATATATGTTagatttatttatatattttttgttatGTTGAACTAAAATAGGGGATGTGTTAAACTAAAGTAGGGGATTTATACAGAAGGGCAGGGGAGCCAAAATATAATGGTACATGTAAATTCGACCGCAACTAGTCAAATTTGTGTGacggctaaattcgaccggtGTCCGTCAATTAAATGTTTGATATATAAACAGATTCATCTCAGTTTTACTTTTTTCATCGCCGCCTCATTAGATAAAATAGGGTTTCTCTCAACTTGAACTTGCTGAAACTGGGAATCCAAATCCATGGCTCAAGAGGGCTCGAGTTTGTTTATCAAAGAGATAATCCGTTCACAGGTTTGACcatctccctccctccctcctaccccctctctctctccccccctctcCCTCCATGGCTCAAGAGGGCTCGAGTTTGTGTTATGAAACTGATGAAACTTTTCCTCTATATAAACCTTAATTTGCTTCTCTGTCTTTGACTTTGTCTctatataaaccctaatttggGGGTTTTGTATTTAGGGCTTTTCTATATTTTAAGGGTTTTGATTTTTtactgatttttaattttattttctagGGTTTGTTTGATATTTATTGTAAAATTAGGGGTTTATGTGATCTTAATTAGGGGttttaattactatttatttTGCAGGTGGTTTGGGCTGGTCCAAAATCACGGAAGGGTAAAGAAAAGGAGTGTGATGAAGAAAGTTttgtggaaaggactaacgagggTGGTCAAAGCAGCCGCAAGATTGTATTTGAGAGGAAAAGGCGAAACTGCTCTGAAGGGGACTACTCGAGGAAACCGGCACGAGATGCAAGGCCAACGGTTCATTTTCTTCTTAACGAGAAAGGGTAAGAGATATTATGCAAACttaaatttttctaaaatttaagTTCCAAGTGTACCAAATCCTTATATAAACGTTATCCTAATGATTTTACGGTAATGTTCTGTTCGAGTCTTCCCTTTTTTGTTTTTTTAGATAAATTGTATACGAGATGAGATGTTAAGAAAAAAATAAGGGTAAGGCTGTTGGTGCTGCTTTCAGTGAGAAAGCACTTTCTACGGCCACCTAAACTGTTAAGAGAGTTTTATGCTAACAAGATAATAGAACAAGAGAAGCAGGTAGCTATgttgcagcagcagcaacagtaGTGCCAAATGTGAGGAAAATACTCACAATTTCGGAACACTACTGGTATAAATTTCAGGAGAAAAAAAAGAGACAGTTTACTTTAATTTCAGAACACTGCTGGTATAAATTTCAGAACACTGCTggtataaaattataaaatgacTTGTTGTAGTATAAACTTTAAGTTATAagtgaaaatttaaaaaatttatgtCCGTTTTATTCGGGTGAAAGGTGAAAATTGGGCTTTGTCTGGCTGCTATTGTACACATGATTGTGCACATGATTTTCATAAAGATGCATCTCATATATGATAAGTATATACAAATACTTATAAACATGATAATTGCTGAGCTCACATCTGATTTTTTGATCCATCTAGTGTTTTACCTTTAGGTGCAACTGGTGGTCTCCATTGAATCCTTGTTATATGTATGCAAGAGATATAGTATCACACAAACATAATCAAATCAGCTGGATTTTTTTATTAAAGGAATCTACGAGAATCGAATAGTTGTTGATTTCCTTGTTTAGGAAAGATTCTGATTAAATAACAATGATTATTTCCCTATTTTGTAGTAACTAGCATAATAACACGTGTCATAATAAATTCAGTTACTTATCATTATTAGACTTTCGAACAATTTTTTGCCTCACCCCTAACTCCTATGTGTACACTTAAGAATTAACATTCGGTATTTATCCAACTTAGTTGATGACAGAAGTTATAGGGTATTTTTAATCCCCTGCAACTGCAGTCTGTTTGCATTTATAATAAGATTACAAATTAAGGATCTTATGGGAGACATTATTTTGATACTTTTATACTAGTTGCATTGTAATATGTTAACTTAGTAGAAATTTGAGGATGCTATGTGTAACAAGTTTATATTCTAACATGAGAACATGCTTGATTATCCTGCTTGACTGACTTTTAAAAagtttaatttattttataaccCTTTGCCTCCTgtaaaataattatatatgtgtatataaaCTACTTACTCTATATTCCACTAGCCAGGCAGTTTATATCAGAATGCTAAAATTAGCCAGGcaataaatttatttttgttatttGTTACAGCTTCTTGGAAAATACACCGAAGAAAACTTTAGGGCACATTGTTCGCATGAAATTTGATGAAGATACTATCTGGACAAAGAGAGCTACACGCGAAGCTTTTTACAACTCATGTATCAAGAACTTTAAAGTAAGTAAACACCTTCACTTTTTCCTTTCACATAATACAATGCAATTTACACGTTTTATTCTTTTTCCTTTCATCTAACACTATGCAATACATCTAAAATTTACGGTTCTGTTTGTTTTTTGAATTAATACTGTTCCATTTGGTTTGACAGGAGTATTATGCTTATCCCTTTCCTTATGATGATGAAGACGGGGACCAAGTTGTGAGGGCGTATCTGCATAGGAATTGGAAGTCTTATCTTGGTGCTGAGAGAAGCCGACTCGTGGACAAAGTGAAGCAGCTATTGGAATGTGGATATACTGAGAAGGATTTTAATATTAGGGATGACGGATTGAAGCCATACTACTACTCCCGGCGCACATGGAATTCTATGTGCGATTATTGGGAAGATGAAGTTTTTAAAAAATGGTCCACTAATTCCCAGATTGCCCGAAGTAAGGTAGAGTTTGTTTCCCGCAGCAGGGCCAAATCATTTGAGCAGAGACGTCAGGTAGGATTCTCTCTTGTAAATAGATTAATTAATCTGCATTTTCATTTTCTATTGCCTCAAAACTATATCATGAATTATTTTCATTTGATAGGAAATAAATGAAGAAAGAGAGGCTAGAGGAGAGTTGCCTATCTCCGAAGATGAATTCATGGGTATGGTGTATGATCCCACTCAACCAGCTGTGCAAGATCTGCAGGTATGGGTATTGTACTCATTCTTTTAGACTGTTGTTCTCACAGTCAATAATTCCCAGATGATTTGCTTAATCACTCCAATATTCTACTATATATCTCCCTTATATAATCTCATGGAGAACACTTTTTATACTATTTCAACCATATTATTAAATCCTGGGAGATTGTGGTATAAAATACTTAACCAAAATGAACTAGaaagtaattaaaaataaatagagGACATGATTATGATAAGGCCTGAAGTATAAATAAAAAAGTATAAGCTATATATAGATATTTTGGAATCTGGAGATCTTATAATCTTTGCAAACAAACATAGCCTTATAATTGTCTAAAATTTTAGAAAGGATGACATATTCAAGAAGGCAGCTAGAGGCTTATACAAATTGTTGAAACAAAGAAATTATGACAGTTCAGTAACTAATTCCACAAATTAAAGATATTCCTTAAGGCCTGAGAAAGATGAAAAATAAGTTTTAAATATATCATTATAGCATCTATTGTTGCTGGAAAAATATCAAACAATACATGCTACTTGCAGTATCCACCTTGTAATCCTTAACTGATATTAGTGACTAATTACTGTTATCAGCCAATGGTGTAAATTAATTGTAATTCTAGCTAGTCTGTTCTTTTGAATGTATAATGTACAGAGGAATTCAAGATTTCATATTGGGAGACACGTGTTAATTTGTCTCATATTGGATTTATGATAATCTGCCTCATTAAGATGGATTTGTTTATGGGTGTGTGTGTGTGAACTGACGTGTATAGTTTCAATTATtgcttaatttatttattagataagatggatttcttgtttttaatttttGCAGGAAAAAATAAAGAAGGTGCGACTTGAATTGGCACCTGATTTCAAGCTTCTTGAAGAACCGACATCCCCTCGTAGCCTAAAGGAATTTCATCAAAAAAAGAGGTTATTGTGTTGGCCACGGCAAGATCCCCAAGGAAAGGGAGGATCAGCCTTCATCCACAAGACAGTTTGGCTGAGCTTCTGGGCGCAAGGGATGCGGCGTAAGTGATAAAGAAACGCAAGGTGGTGAAACTTCAATCTGCAGTTGATGTTCCAGATGAGATATACAAGATGATGTCAGAGATCTTAGATGCGGTGTGGGAGATGGTTCGTTCTTTACCCACGCATGAGGTGAAGCAAACTGTTCTGAACGAGGAGGTGCGTTAATTAGCTTATGCTGCTCTTCCGAACCCGAGTAAAGAACCACTGCACAATCATTACGTAAGGGCAGCAACTGCTTTGCTTGGTCCGATTTTGGAGAAGAATGACAAGATAATTATAGAGGTAACATACCATTCTTTTACAGCTTTTATAGCTTCTTTCATAAATTTGGATTTCATTAAACATAAAGGTAGTCAGATGGTAAGTGCGCAAAAGGTGAACAAAGTATGTACTGGGGTAAATAAAATAAGTGCAGAAAAAGTAGGATTAAGGGATAAATTTCCTGAATTTTATTGTAAGTAAATCTTATTTCTGCTATGCTCAGCTAGCTTTAATAAGCCTTTTAAAATGTCCTTCTCTCTCTAAATATATGAACACCAAGTCAACAAGTAGAAAATTATAGAAATTAGTTACATAATATTATATGTTGTTTTGAcacataattaaatatatatatataagaagtGTTGTACCAGAAATGAATAGGGACCTAGTTGGTGGAACTATATTTACAGCTGATTACCTATATATAAAAGTAATATTGATCAAGAAGTGTAGGGATTTTCTGGCTGCAAAACCTGCTTTTGGAGATTTAAAGAACTCTCGATACAAGAAAATTTAGACATATGTGATACTTGATCAGTTCTTCACTTGCCTAACATTTTAGGATATTTACCTATTATGCATGCACTTTAGAATGGAATGATTTGAGCCATCTCATGAGTCATACTCCAACGAAATGAGTAATTTGATGTTGACTAATTAAATTTGGGTTGAATTATTGTTATTTGAGTATAACTGCATGTTTAAATTACATTGTGATTAGAATTCGAGCTATAGGTTGCTTGCATACATGACCAGTGTACATGACCAGTAGAGGAACCAGCGCTGAGAGTCTTGGATTTAACTAGTTACTATCTGCTATCATCAGACATTAAGCAATCTTTTTTTTGATCCAGGGAAAATGTTTCAGTTACACATTAGTTACAGATGGCTAATTACTTTTACCATTCCGTATCCCAATAGATGTTTAGGGATGCATTTCAACAAATGatctttttctttttataattttatcATCACTACCTAAAGCTGTGGTGATCATAATGCTAGCTGCACAATTATTATGTTTTACGATGTTTATTGTGTATAGATTATGTATATATGCATCTATCGAGTTTAGAAGATACACAAATATACATGGTTTGATATTCTTGATTTTCATGTTACAGCTTATATGTTGAACTCTTAGAAATATCGTAAATGCAATCTCAGAGAGAAAGATTGAACTATTAGATAAAATCTTGCTATAATGATGGAGCTATGAAGGTGGTCCTGATGAACGATGAAATCTTGCTATAATGTGTTCAAGTTCTAGTTATTAAAAGTCTGATATGTTTCTGCAGGGATCTGTTCTTCTAGgtaatttttctattttttgaGCTACTTTGTTATATTTTATTATCCAGAAGTCCCTCACGTCTCCCTAAAACATAACCAATATAGTCTTAGTCTTAAATTCTGTTATAGTCTTTATACCTTCCGAAACTGATATCTGCCTCTTCACCAACACAGAAATACATAATGTTTTAAATGAATTATTACTGACGTTGATAAAGCAATGATCAAATACCAACAAGTTATG
This genomic interval from Apium graveolens cultivar Ventura chromosome 8, ASM990537v1, whole genome shotgun sequence contains the following:
- the LOC141679298 gene encoding uncharacterized protein LOC141679298, with translation MRLQRLFMAKTTTKAMRWHHDRIVVEGELSHPADGDEWKQFDRRFHRFSKEIRNVRLGLSTDGFDPFRDKHTKEYTVWPVVVVVYNLPPSMCTKAPYMFMPLLIPGPTDPTKDLHAALLWTISDFPGLAMLRGWSTKGKLSCPVCMGEVKGKQLKHCGKISFYGTARYFLESDNPLRRSTKFGSVETRLVCSRHSGGKAKVMCEQIQFPPPGKSHKKKPRDYGVTHNWTHFSPFFELPYWETLSLRHNIDIMHTEKNVFDNIFYTILGDGKKTKDNTKSRKDCQELRVHRELWIRGDGTEPHAPYTLSKEQVHKLFKWIESLKLPDGYVSNISRCVNWVKNCIRGMKSHDGHVFMQKLLPIVCRDLLPKHVADPIIELCNFFQDLCSSNLKYSDLEKMEKDIVRIMSKLETIFTPGFFDPMEHLPLHLATEYKLGGPANGHWMYFIERYLLNLKLKVGNKARAEGSMAQRYIEEECVKDDEKLKEKFIDLIRGPLNKVESYKACKCNGYKFDCVNANELTSPNSGVIVIGTSYKESYGNYYGRIEEIFKLLYHNGHKVMVFKCDWFDHTKHVKVDKHRMTTVDVKSKLNAEDVFVLASQAHQVYYAPNILNAKSSWYTVLTTKRRLVNESVSTQERNKIDDDALQNEVSNASSSHVKRVIVRDPSYFFIDLRMFENDYSMDDNGEEENKKMKKTKTKTPMRTKMMN
- the LOC141679299 gene encoding uncharacterized protein LOC141679299: MAQEGSSLFIKEIIRSQVVWAGPKSRKGKEKECDEESFVERTNEGGQSSRKIVFERKRRNCSEGDYSRKPARDARPTVHFLLNEKGFLENTPKKTLGHIVRMKFDEDTIWTKRATREAFYNSCIKNFKEYYAYPFPYDDEDGDQVVRAYLHRNWKSYLGAERSRLVDKVKQLLECGYTEKDFNIRDDGLKPYYYSRRTWNSMCDYWEDEVFKKWSTNSQIARSKVEFVSRSRAKSFEQRRQEINEEREARGELPISEDEFMGMVYDPTQPAVQDLQEKIKKVRLELAPDFKLLEEPTSPRSLKEFHQKKRLLCWPRQDPQGKGGSAFIHKTVWLSFWAQGMRLDVPDEIYKMMSEILDAVWEMVRSLPTHEVKQTVLNEEGKCFSYTLVTDG